A stretch of DNA from Nitrospira sp. KM1:
AATACCGAGCAAGCTGGGAATCGGCGCCCACTGCTCGTCGACGCCGCGATCGCTGAGGATCAGGAACTTATACCCTTCTTTGATGGCCTGTGAGGCTTCTTTGCACATATCGTCGACGGCTGCGCCAAGTCCATCAGGCCCCTCGGCAACGCGGAAAAGCATGCGGAGCGTCTTGCTCTTGAAATGCGGGTCTGAGATGCCCCGGATCTTCTGCAGGTCGGCGTTCGTGAGGATCGGCTGCTGCACCTTGATGCGCCGGCACGACTCGGGGGATTCATCCATGAGATTGGGCTTCGGTCCGATATTCGTCACGAGTGACATGACGAGTTGCTCTCGGATCGGGTCGATAGGCGGATTCGTCACCTGTGCAAACAATTGTTTGAAATATTTATAGAGCAATTGCGGGCGGTCCGACAGCACGGCCAGCGGCGTGTCGGTTCCCATCGACGAGATGGCCTCTTCTCCCGTCACGATCATCGGCGTGATGACCATCTTGAGTTCTTCGACCGTGTACCCGAATGCCTGTTGGCGCTGCCGGATCGTCGGATGATCGGGCTGCGGCACGTTGAGCGGCTCCGGGAGCTCGTCGAGCGAGACACCATACTGTGTGACCCAGCTGCGATACGGTTTGCGGCCGACGATGTCTGCCTTGATTTCTTCGTCGTCGATGATGCGGCCCTGCGCCGTATCCACCAGAAACATCCGGCCCGGCATGAGTCGGCCTTTCATCCGAATATTCTTGGGTTCTGAAGGTAACACGCCGGCCTCCGATGCGAGCACGACGACGCCGTCTGTCGTCACCTGATACCGGCACGGACGGAGACCATTCCGGTCCAGCGTGGCTCCGATCATTTTCCCATCGGTGAAACATACCGCAGCCGGTCCGTCCCACGGCTCCATCATCGCAGCATGGTATTGATAGAATCCTCGCCGATCCAAATCCATCTGGGCATTTGCGACCCAGGGCTCCGGAATCAGCATCATCATGGCATGCGGGAGCGACCGCCCTCCGAGCAGCAGAAACTCCAACGCATTGTCGAGGCAGGCCGAATCACTCTGCTGCTCGTAGACGATCGGGAACACCTTTCCCATATCCTTCCCGAACACCTCCGAATGCAGCCGCCCCTGACGGGCCTTCATCCAATTGACGTTGCCCTTCAGCGTATTGATTTCCCCGTTGTGACAGATATGACGGTAGGGGTGCGCCAGCGGCCAAGTCGGAAACGTGTTGGTGCTGAACCGCGAGTGGACGAGCGCCAAGGCGCTCACCATGCTGACGTCTTTGAGATCCTGGTAATACGCCGCCATCTGATGCGGAAGCAGGAGGCCCTTGTAGACGATCGTGTTCGCCGAGAGACTGGGAATGTAGCAATGTTCGCGGCCCTGAATCGCAGATTCGCGAATCGCTTTTTCAACCAGCTTGCGGATGACGTACAGCTTGCGTTCGAACTGCGCTTCATTCAAGACATCGCGGGCAATGAATACCTGCCGCATGAACGGTTCGGTCTTGCGCGCTTGTACGCCGATCGTGTCGCTCTTGACCGGCACATCGCGCCACCCGAGCAATCTCGCCCCTTCCTCCTTCACAACCTGTGCGATCAATGTTTCGCACTGCTTCCGGGAATCGGAATTCGGGGGAAGAAAGAGCTGGCCCACCCCATACTCGCCCGCTCCAGGAAGTTTGACGCCGGCATCCCCGGCAGCGCGCTTCAAAAACTCATGTGGAACCTGCAGCAAAATTCCAGCCCCATCGCCCGTACAGGGGTCACAACCTTGCGCCCCGCGATGCGTGAGGTTTTCCAACACTTGTAAACCCTGGCGGACGATGTCGTGAGACTTTTGTCCCTTGATATTGACGACAAATCCGACCCCGCACGAATCTTTCTCGTGTTGTGGGTCGTAAAGCCCTTGCTTCGGCGGAAGCCCCGGGATATTCATCATACGTATCTCGTGAGAAAGGCAGGTCTTTCCTGCTGGACAGAGGCCCGATCGAGAGGACCGGGAAACGCGGAACCAGTTCTCTTGCGGCGATATCCGTTTACGATTCGCGATTCACATTAATAGATGGCCGATTCCTCTGTCAAGCAGACTGGAGACCCGTCTGAACGCTCTTTCGTCGCCCCGATTCCCTTGACTTTGTTTCCTTTTCTGCCCTACCATCCGCCGCATGTCCCAAGGTCCTGTGATTGCGACAATTCACAGCATAGCCGATGTCTGGGACGCGTATCGCCTCGAGCTCGACGGCATTGATGATCGCGTCCGCAAGAACCTCGATTCCAGCGTCACCCTCGTCAACACCGTTGCCGCTCATATTCTCAACAGCGGCGGCAAGCGGATCCGCCCCCTGCTTTTGATGCTGAGTGCCCGCCTCTGCGGGTATACCGGATGGGAGCACCATCAGCTTGGCAGTCTGATCGAATTCATCCACACGGCTACCCTGCTTCATGACGATGTCGTCGATGACGCTGATATTAGAAGAGGCCGGCGAAGCGCCAGAAAAGTTTGGGGAAATCAGATCAGTATCCTGGTCGGCGACTACCTGTATTCCAAAGCGATGTGTCAGGTGGTCGAGTTCCGCAGCCAGGGCATCAATGAAGTATTGGCCGAAGCGTGCAAGAAAATGGCGGAGGGAGAAGTCCTCCAGCTCTATTACAACGGCAACCCCGCCATGCCGGAGATCGATTACATCAAGATCGTCGAACACAAAACGGCGGGACTGATCGCAGCCTCGTGCCGCATGGGCGCCATACTCGCCAACGCATCCGAGGCCCAGCAAGATGCCCTCTTCCGATTCGGTCAGAATCTCGGTATCGCCTTCCAGGTCGCCGATGACACGCTGGACTATACCGCCAACGGCACGAATCTCGGGAAAACGCTCGGTCAGGATCTGCGCCAGGGAAAGGCGACGCTTCCATTGCTGCATCTCCTGCATCATTGCTCGGAAACCGATCGCCAGATGATCAAGGATCGAATGGAGACCAGAACTCTGACCGAACAGGATCTGGCCAGATTGATTCATCTGATGGAAGATTACGGATCCATCGCCTATGCGCTCAACCGAGCATCGACCTATGTCGCTGCGGCGAAACGGGATCTTTCGTTGTTCGAAGACAGCACGGCCAAACGAGCCCTCTCGGTGGCCGCGGATTACATGGTCACCCGCGACCGGTAACCGGTCCCCTCGCGGTCCCACGAAGTATCGTGGTGGGACGGGCAACGCGCAGGAGGAACGGCCCAACCCCTCGGACCGTCGTCCATTCATTTATCGACATCCTCATTGTAAGGAGAAGGATCACGTATGGCACAGATCATCCCGTTTCGCGGTACGCTTTACGATCCGGCCACGGTCGGCTCGGTCCGTGATGTCGTCGCTCCCCCATACGACATCATCGATGCCGCCGGCCAGAAGGCATTGCACGACCGCCATCCCCACAACATCATCCGTTTGGAACTGGGCATCGATCAACCGGGAGACGGACCGGCTCAGAACCGTTACACCCGTGCCGCCGAGACATTGCGCGCGTGGTTGAAGAACGGGGCGTTGAAACGGGACCAGCAGCCGGCTTTGTACTACCACACCATCGAATACAGGCCGCCGTCGACGAAGCCCGGCACGCCGAAGAAGGTCCTTCGCGGATTTCTGGTGACCACGAAGCTGGAATCTCTCGACTCCGGACACATCTACCCTCACGAAAACACCCGCGCCGCAGCCAAGACTGACCGGCTGAACCTCTTGGAAGCCTGCAAATCGAACTTCAGTCCGATCTGGCTGCTGTATTCCGATCCGCAGAATCATATCCTCGGATTGCTCGAAACAGCGGTGAAGGGAACGGCCGCGCGCATCGACTTTACGGACGATCAGGATTGCCGTCAGCGGCTCTGGGCCGTGACCGACGAACGGACCGTGAGCCAGATCGTCGAAACCATGAGGAGCAAACCCCTCTTCATTGCAGACGGACACCACCGGTATGAAACAGCCCTGAACTATCAACGGGGGCGCCGGCAACAGGATGGGCCATCGGACGATCTAAAACCCTATGACGGCGTGCTCATGCTGCTGGCCCCGCTCGAAGATCCCGGACTGACCGTCCTTCCCACCCATCGCGTGACGACGACACGGCTGCCTCCATCCCAGCAGATGCTCGCCAGGCTTGCCGACCAATTCGACATCAAGGACTACCCGTTTACTCCGGCTACCCGGACGGCGACGCGAAGTCGGTTCATTTCCGATTTACGCACGGGTGGACAACACGCTCCGACATTCGGACTCGCGGTGCGGGGCGAAGACCGGTACAGGATCCTCACGCTCAAGGCCCCACACCGGCCAAATCCACAGGCGTCTCCCCGCGCCAGGCTGGACGTGTCATTGCTGCAACAACTCATCGTGCCGGCGCTCTGTCCCACACAGCAAGAACAGGAAGCGATCGTCTATACCAAGGATGACGACGAAGCACTCGATTGGGCGGAACACGGAACGGGGACGGCGGCGTTGTTGCTCAACGCGACCAAAGTCAGCGAGGTGCAGGCCGTGGCGACAGCCGGCGAGCGGATGCCTCACAAATCGACATATTTTTATCCGAAACCACTGACAGGCCTCGTCATCAACGTCATGGAGTGATCGTTCTGCGGAATTCGGGCGGCCGGACGGCACGGAAAGGACACACGCATGAAGGCGAAAATCCTCATCGTCGACGACGATCCCGACATTGCCATGATGCTGGAGGACCGCCTGCAATCCTGTGACTACGGTACCGTGACCGCGCGTGACGGCGTTCAGGCCTTGGAACTAGTAGAGCAGGAAGCGCCGCATCTTATGCTGCTCGACCTCGATATGCCGCGGATGACCGGGCTCGAAGTCCTCAAACGCCTGCCGAAAGTCAGACCCGCCGAAGATCTACCGGTCATCGTGATGACGGCGCACGGTTCGATCGAAGCCGCCGTCGAAGCCATGAAGGACGGCGCCCATGACTTTCTGACCAAGCCGCTGGACAAAGATCATCTCCTGCTGGTCATCGGCAAGGCGCTGGAACGGGATTCATTGAAACGGCAGGTCGCCTGCCTGCGCTCAGAAGTCGACAGCCGTTACACGTCGATCATCGGCAACAGTCCCAATTTTCGCCTCGTCATGGAAGCGGCGCAGCGTGCCGCCAAGTCGGACGTGGGAGTCCTGCTCCTCGGAGAGAGTGGAACCGGCAAGGAGCTGTTTGCGCGTTCGATTCACCAGTGGAGCCCTCGCCATGCGCATCCGCTCGTCGTCATTAATTGTGTCGCCCTGACGGAAACCCTTTTAGAGAACGAACTGTTCGGGCACGAGCGTGGAGCGTTCACCGGCGCGGACCGGCTGCAAAAAGGCAAGCTGGAAATGGCGGACGGCGGCACCGTCTTTCTCGATGAGATCGGCGACATGTCCCTCCCGTTGCAAGCCAAGCTGCTGCG
This window harbors:
- a CDS encoding polyprenyl synthetase family protein, whose amino-acid sequence is MIATIHSIADVWDAYRLELDGIDDRVRKNLDSSVTLVNTVAAHILNSGGKRIRPLLLMLSARLCGYTGWEHHQLGSLIEFIHTATLLHDDVVDDADIRRGRRSARKVWGNQISILVGDYLYSKAMCQVVEFRSQGINEVLAEACKKMAEGEVLQLYYNGNPAMPEIDYIKIVEHKTAGLIAASCRMGAILANASEAQQDALFRFGQNLGIAFQVADDTLDYTANGTNLGKTLGQDLRQGKATLPLLHLLHHCSETDRQMIKDRMETRTLTEQDLARLIHLMEDYGSIAYALNRASTYVAAAKRDLSLFEDSTAKRALSVAADYMVTRDR
- a CDS encoding DUF1015 domain-containing protein, with the protein product MAQIIPFRGTLYDPATVGSVRDVVAPPYDIIDAAGQKALHDRHPHNIIRLELGIDQPGDGPAQNRYTRAAETLRAWLKNGALKRDQQPALYYHTIEYRPPSTKPGTPKKVLRGFLVTTKLESLDSGHIYPHENTRAAAKTDRLNLLEACKSNFSPIWLLYSDPQNHILGLLETAVKGTAARIDFTDDQDCRQRLWAVTDERTVSQIVETMRSKPLFIADGHHRYETALNYQRGRRQQDGPSDDLKPYDGVLMLLAPLEDPGLTVLPTHRVTTTRLPPSQQMLARLADQFDIKDYPFTPATRTATRSRFISDLRTGGQHAPTFGLAVRGEDRYRILTLKAPHRPNPQASPRARLDVSLLQQLIVPALCPTQQEQEAIVYTKDDDEALDWAEHGTGTAALLLNATKVSEVQAVATAGERMPHKSTYFYPKPLTGLVINVME
- a CDS encoding sigma-54 dependent transcriptional regulator, coding for MKAKILIVDDDPDIAMMLEDRLQSCDYGTVTARDGVQALELVEQEAPHLMLLDLDMPRMTGLEVLKRLPKVRPAEDLPVIVMTAHGSIEAAVEAMKDGAHDFLTKPLDKDHLLLVIGKALERDSLKRQVACLRSEVDSRYTSIIGNSPNFRLVMEAAQRAAKSDVGVLLLGESGTGKELFARSIHQWSPRHAHPLVVINCVALTETLLENELFGHERGAFTGADRLQKGKLEMADGGTVFLDEIGDMSLPLQAKLLRVLQDREFHRVGGTRLVSVDIRVIAATNKDLKQAVKAGQFREDLFFRLNVINLTLPPLRDRQEDIQSLARFFLNRHAKEAKRPGMMFSHEAMDAMLCHTWPGNIRELDNVIARAVILSQSEIIEPVMLSLDNTSSDSRHEPLTYISLPYHRSMEEHSRHIIGQALKHASGNQTKAAERLQLQRTYLARLIRQQKMRQEEV